In Astatotilapia calliptera chromosome 20, fAstCal1.2, whole genome shotgun sequence, one genomic interval encodes:
- the ognb gene encoding osteoglycin, paralog b isoform X2 has protein sequence MTQTQKATVRASDYGVLQDTDTDGGVLPKAEVLPTCLLCVCLSGSVYCEDVSPDMSAVPTLPKETAYLYARFNKITKIHREDFADTATLRRIDLSGNLISEIEDGSFSKLPNLEELKLAENRLTKLPMLPSKLVTFNANFNRLKNQGVKANAFKKLTRLAYLYLGDNELTAVPHLPESLYVVHLHNNNISTITDETFCKGNTSHYIRTNMYEVRLDGNPLKLSEHPNSFICLQSLPIGWYK, from the exons ATGACCCAGACCCAG AAAGCTACGGTACGTGCGTCGGACTATGGCGTCCTGCAAGACACAGATACTGATGGTGGAGTACTTCCAAAAGCAGAAG TTTTGCCAACATGTCTACTGTGCGTTTGTCTGAGTGGATCAGTTTACTGCGAGGACGTGTCCCCTGACATGTCAGCCGTGCCAACCCTGCCAAAAGAAACGGCGTATCTCTATGCTCGCTtcaacaaaatcacaaaaatacaCAGGGAAGACTTTGCAGACACAG ctactttaaGAAGAATTGACTTGTCTGGGAATCTCATCTCTGAGATAGAAGACGGATCTTTCTCAAAACTTCCCAATCTTGAGGAGCTCAAACTCGCAGAAAACAGACTGACCAAACTTCCCATGCTGCCATCCAAGCTAGTAACTTTTAATGCCAATTTCAACAGGCTTAAAAACCAGGGTGTAAAGGCAAATGCTTTTAAA AAACTCACGAGACTGGCATACCTTTATCTCGGAGACAATGAACTGACAGCCGTCCCCCATCTTCCAGAGTCTCTTTACGTTGTTCATCTGCAT AACAACAACATCTCAACAATAACAGATGAGAcgttctgcaaaggaaacacaAGCCACTACATTCGGACCAACATGTACGAGGTGAGACTGGATGGGAACCCCCTGAAGCTGTCGGAGCACCCTAACAGCTTCATCTGTCTGCAGTCTCTCCCTATTGGCTGGTACAagtga
- the LOC113014007 gene encoding 14-3-3 protein beta/alpha-like, whose translation MDKSDLVQKAKLAEQAERYDDMASAMKAVTEQDSELSNEERNLLSVAYKNVVGARRSSWRVISSIEQKTEGNDKKQEMAREYREKIEAELQEICNDVLELLDKFLIAKASNPESKVFYLKMKGDYYRYLSEVASGDNKKTTVDNSQKAYQEAFDISKSEMQPTHPIRLGLALNFSVFYYEILNNPDKACTLAKTAFDEAIAELDTLNEDSYKDSTLIMQLLRDNLTLWTSENTADEGETEGGEN comes from the exons ATGGATAAGAGCGACCTGGTACAGAAGGCCAAGCTTGCTGAGCAGGCTGAGCGCTATGATGACATGGCTTCAGCCATGAAGGCAGTGACAGAGCAAGACTCTGAGCTGTCAAATGAGGAGCGCAACCTTCTCTCTGTTGCCTACAAGAATGTTGTAGGAGCGCGCCGCTCATCCTGGCGCGTTATCTCCAGCATTGAGCAGAAGACTGAGGGCAATGACAAAAAACAGGAGATGGCACGTGAATACCGGGAGAAGATAGAAGCTGAGCTGCAAGAAATCTGCAACGATGTGCTT GAGCTACTGGACAAATTTCTCATTGCCAAAGCATCTAATCCTGAAAGCAAGGTGTTCTATCTGAAAATGAAAGGCGACTATTATAGATACCTGTCTGAGGTTGCGTCTGGGGATAATAAGAAGA CTACAGTGGATAATTCCCAGAAGGCGTACCAGGAAGCTTTTGACATTAGCAAGAGTGAGATGCAGCCAACACACCCCATTAGGCTTGGCCTGGCCCTCAACTTCTCAGTCTTCTATTATGAAATCCTAAACAACCCGGACAAGGCCTGTACCCTGGCTAAAACA GCATTTGATGAAGCCATTGCTGAACTTGACACTTTGAACGAGGATTCCTACAAAGACAGTACCCTGATAATGCAACTACTAAGGGACAACCTGACT CTGTGGACATCAGAAAACACGGCAGATGAGGGAGAGACCGAAGGAGGGGAAAACTAA
- the ognb gene encoding osteoglycin, paralog b isoform X1: MIPLRILIFTYVMLPWIVSSAAKGEYMEARTPAKATVRASDYGVLQDTDTDGGVLPKAEVLPTCLLCVCLSGSVYCEDVSPDMSAVPTLPKETAYLYARFNKITKIHREDFADTATLRRIDLSGNLISEIEDGSFSKLPNLEELKLAENRLTKLPMLPSKLVTFNANFNRLKNQGVKANAFKKLTRLAYLYLGDNELTAVPHLPESLYVVHLHNNNISTITDETFCKGNTSHYIRTNMYEVRLDGNPLKLSEHPNSFICLQSLPIGWYK; this comes from the exons ATGATACCATTAAggattttaattttcacatatgTAATGCTCCCATGGATAGTGTCTTCTGCAGCAAAGGGTGAATACATGGAAGCAAGAACACCTGCA AAAGCTACGGTACGTGCGTCGGACTATGGCGTCCTGCAAGACACAGATACTGATGGTGGAGTACTTCCAAAAGCAGAAG TTTTGCCAACATGTCTACTGTGCGTTTGTCTGAGTGGATCAGTTTACTGCGAGGACGTGTCCCCTGACATGTCAGCCGTGCCAACCCTGCCAAAAGAAACGGCGTATCTCTATGCTCGCTtcaacaaaatcacaaaaatacaCAGGGAAGACTTTGCAGACACAG ctactttaaGAAGAATTGACTTGTCTGGGAATCTCATCTCTGAGATAGAAGACGGATCTTTCTCAAAACTTCCCAATCTTGAGGAGCTCAAACTCGCAGAAAACAGACTGACCAAACTTCCCATGCTGCCATCCAAGCTAGTAACTTTTAATGCCAATTTCAACAGGCTTAAAAACCAGGGTGTAAAGGCAAATGCTTTTAAA AAACTCACGAGACTGGCATACCTTTATCTCGGAGACAATGAACTGACAGCCGTCCCCCATCTTCCAGAGTCTCTTTACGTTGTTCATCTGCAT AACAACAACATCTCAACAATAACAGATGAGAcgttctgcaaaggaaacacaAGCCACTACATTCGGACCAACATGTACGAGGTGAGACTGGATGGGAACCCCCTGAAGCTGTCGGAGCACCCTAACAGCTTCATCTGTCTGCAGTCTCTCCCTATTGGCTGGTACAagtga
- the uqcc5 gene encoding ubiquinol-cytochrome c reductase complex assembly factor 5 has translation MFHRSKTIKDLLNIVPGKRRLGAYRFLPIFFCIGGIMEWIMINVRIGQETFYDVYRRKQSEREYQQKIADGLIVLNQSPAK, from the exons ATGTTTCACAGGAGTAAAACCATTAAAGACTTACTGAACATTGTCCCGGGGAAACGTCGCCTCGGTGCGTACAGGTTCCTTCCAATCTTTTTCTGTATCGGGGGAATCATGGAGTGGATCATGATCAACGTGAGGATAGGACAAGAGACTTTCT ATGATGTCTACAGAAGAAAACAGTCAGAACGAGAGTACCAGCAAAAGATAGCAGATGGATTGATAGTTCTCAATCAGTCTCCAGCCAAGTGA
- the kctd6b gene encoding BTB/POZ domain-containing protein KCTD6, translating into MDNGDWGHRMTTPVTLNVGGHLYTTSLSTLQRYPDSMLGAMFRGDFPTTRDSQGNYFIDRDGTLFRYILNFLRTSELTLPLDFTETDLLRKEADFYQIEPLIQCLNDPKPLYPPDIFEQVVELSSTRKLSKYSNPVAVIITQLTITTKVHALLEGISNNFTKWNKHMMDTRDCQVSFTFGPCDYHQEVSLRVHLMDYIMKQGFTIRNTRVHHMSERANENTVEHHWTFCRPAHKVED; encoded by the exons ATGGATAATGGAGACTGGGGCCATAGG atgACTACTCCTGTTACCTTGAACGTGGGAGGCCACCTATACACCACCAGTTTATCCACGCTGCAGCGCTATCCGGACTCCATGCTGGGAGCCATGTTCCGAGGAGATTTCCCTACAACCCGCGATTCCCAAGGGAATTACTTCATCGACCGGGATGGAACACTTTTCCGGTACATCCTGAACTTCCTGCGGACATCTGAGCTTACCCTTCCTTTGGACTTCACAGAGACGGACCTCCTGAGGAAAGAGGCGGACTTCTACCAGATCGAACCTTTGATCCAGTGCCTCAACGATCCAAAGCCGCTGTACCCTCCTGACATCTTTGAGCAGGTCGTGGAGCTTTCCAGCACTCGGAAACTGTCAAAGTACTCAAACCCTGTTGCTGTTATCATCACGCAGCTAACCATAACTACTAAGGTTCATGCCCTGCTAGAAGGTATTTCTAACAACTTCACCAAGTGGAACAAACACATGATGGACACCAGAGACTGCCAAGTGTCATTCACCTTTGGACCATGTGACTATCACCAAGAGGTGTCCCTAAGGGTTCACCTGATGGACTACATAATGAAACAGGGCTTCACCATTCGGAACACACGCGTGCATCACATGAGTGAGCGTGCCAATGAGAACACGGTGGAGCATCACTGGACTTTCTGCAGACCCGCTCATAAAGTTGAAGACTGA